One Nomascus leucogenys isolate Asia chromosome 22a, Asia_NLE_v1, whole genome shotgun sequence DNA segment encodes these proteins:
- the OBSL1 gene encoding obscurin-like protein 1 isoform X5 — protein sequence MKASSGDQGSPPCFLRFPRPVRVVSGAEAELKCVVLGEPPPVVVWEKGGQQLAASERLSFPADGAEHGLLLSAALPTDAGVYVCRARNAAGEAYAAAAVTVLEPPASEPEPQPAERPLPPPGSGEGAPVFLTGPRSQWVLRGAEVVLTCRAGGLPEPTLYWEKDGMALDEVWDSSHFALEPGRVEDGPGASLALRILAARLPDSGVYVCHARNTHGHAQAGALLQVHQPPESPPADPDEAPAPVVEPLKCAPKTFWVNEGKHAKFRCYVMGKPEPEIEWHWEGRPLLPDRRRLMYRDRDGGFVLKVLYCQAKDRGLYVCAARNSAGQTLSAVQLHVKEPRLRFTRPLQDVEGREHGIAVLECKVPNSRIPTAWFREDQRLLPCRKYEQIEEGTVRRLIIHRLKADDDGIYLCEMRGRVRTVANVTVKGPILKRLPRKLDVLEGENAVLLVETLEAGVEGRWSRDGEELPVICQSSSGHMHALVLPGVTREDAGEVTFSLGNSRTTTLLRVKCVKHSPPGPPISAEMFKGHKNTVLLTWKPPEPAPETPFIYRLERQEVGSEDWIQCFSIEKAGAVEVPGDCVPSEGDYRFRVCTVSGHGRSPHVVFHGSAHLVPTARLVAGLEDVQVYDGEDAVFSLDLSTIIQGTWFLNGEELKSNEPEGQVEPGALRYRMEHKGLQHRLILHAVKHQDSGALVGFSCPGVQDSAALTIQESPVHILSPQDKMSLTFTTSERVVLTCELSRVDFPATWYKDGQKVEESELLVMKMDGRKHRLILPEAKVQDSGEFECRTEGVSAFFGVTVQDPPVHIVDPREHVFVHAITSECVMLACEVDREDAPVHWYKDGQEVEESDFVVLENEGPHRRLVLPATQPSDGGEFQCVAGDERAYFTVTITDVSSWIVYPSGKVYVAAVRLERVVLTCELCRPWAEVRWTKDGEEVVESPALLLQKEDTVRRLVLPAVQLEDSGEYLCEIDDESASFTVTVTESYQSQDSSNNNPELCVLLKKPKTRRLWSLFPPWRRTAGTE from the exons ATGAAGGCGAGCTCGGGGGACCAGGGGAGCCCCCCGTGCTTCCTGCGCTTCCCGCGGCCCGTGCGGGTGGTAAGTGGCGCCGAGGCCGAGCTCAAGTGCGTGGTCCTGGGGGAGCCGCCGCCTGTAGTGGTGTGGGAGAAGGGCGGGCAGCAGCTGGCGGCCTCGGAACGCCTGAGCTTCCCGGCGGACGGCGCGGAGCACGGCCTGCTGCTGAGCGCTGCACTGCCCACCGACGCGGGGGTCTACGTGTGCCGCGCCCGCAACGCGGCCGGCGAGGCCTACGCGGCGGCCGCCGTCACCGTGCTGGAGCCGCCGGCCTCCGAGCCCGAGCCGCAGCCCGCCGAGCGCCCGCTGCCACCGCCGGGGTCCGGGGAGGGCGCCCCGGTCTTCCTCACGGGGCCGCGATCCCAGTGGGTGCTGCGGGGGGCGGAGGTGGTGCTGACGTGCCGGGCGGGGGGCCTCCCCGAGCCCACACTGTACTGGGAGAAGGACGGGATGGCCCTGGACGAAGTGTGGGACAGCAGCCACTTCGCGCTCGAGCCCGGCCGCGTCGAGGACGGCCCCGGCGCGAGCCTGGCGCTGCGCATCCTGGCGGCTCGGCTGCCGGATTCCGGCGTCTACGTGTGCCACGCCCGCAACACGCACGGCCACGCGCAGGCGGGGGCGCTGCTCCAGGTACACCAGCCCCCCGAGAGCCCGCCCGCGGACCCCGACGAGGCCCCCGCACCGGTGGTGGAGCCGCTGAAGTGTGCGCCTAAGACTTTCTGGGTGAACGAGGGCAAGCACGCCAAGTTCCGCTGCTACGTGATGGGCAAGCCCGAGCCCGAGATCGAATGGCACTGGGAGGGCCGCCCGCTGCTCCCGGACCGCCGCCGCCTCATGTACCGCGACCGCGACGGCGGCTTCGTGCTCAAAGTGCTCTACTGCCAGGCCAAGGACCGTGGGCTCTACGTCTGCGCCGCGCGCAACTCGGCGGGCCAGACGCTCAGTGCCGTGCAGCTGCACGTGAAAG AGCCCCGCCTCCGGTTCACACGGCCCCTGCAGGATGTGGAGGGCCGTGAGCACGGGATTGCCGTGCTGGAGTGTAAAGTACCCAACTCCCGCATCCCCACGGCCTGGTTCCGTGAGGACCAGCGGCTGCTGCCCTGCCGCAAGTACGAGCAGATCGAAGAGGGCACTGTCCGGCGCCTCATCATCCACAGGCTGAAGGCAGACGATGATGGTATCTACCTGTGCGAGATGCGGGGCCGGGTGCGCACCGTGGCCAACGTCACAGTGAAAG GGCCCATCCTGAAGCGCCTGCCCCGGAAGCTCGATGTCCTGGAAGGAGAGAACGCGGTGCTGCTAGTGGAAACTCTAGAGGCTGGGGTCGAGGGACGCTGGAGCCGTGATGGGGAGGAGCTGCCGGTCATCTGCCAGAGTAGCTCAGGCCACATGCATGCCCTGGTCCTTCCAGGGGTCACCCGAGAGGATGCTGGAGAGGTCACCTTTAGCCTGGGCAACTCCCGTACCACTACGCTTCTCAGAGTAAAAT GTGTCAAGCACAGTCCCCCAGGACCCCCCATATCGGCAGAGATGTTCAAGGGCCACAAGAACACGGTCCTGTTGACCTGGAAGCCTCCCGAGCCAGCTCCCGAGACCCCATTCATCTACCGGCTGGAGCGGCAGGAAGTGGGCTCTGAAGACTGGATTCAGTGCTTCAGCATCGAGAAAGCCGGAGCCGTAGAGGTGCCGGGCGACTGTGTGCCTTCCGAGGGTGACTACCGCTTCCGCGTCTGCACAGTCAGCGGACATGGCCGTAGTCCCCACGTGGTGTTCCACGGTTCTGCTCACCTTG TGCCCACAGCTCGCCTGGTGGCAGGTCTGGAGGATGTGCAGGTATACGACGGGGAAGATGCCGTCTTCTCCCTCGATCTCTCCACCATCATCCAGGGTACCTGGTTCCTTAATGGGGAAGAGCTCAAGAGTAACGAGCCGGAGGGCCAGGTGGAACCTGGGGCCCTGCGGTACCGTATGGAGCATAAGGGTCTGCAGCACAGACTCATCCTGCATGCCGTCAAGCACCAGGACAGCGGTGCCCTGGTCGGCTTCAGCTGCCCCGGCGTGCAGGACTCAGCTGCCCTCACAATCCAAG AGAGCCCGGTGCACATCCTGAGCCCCCAGGACAAGATGTCATTGACCTTCACAACCTCAGAGCGAGTGGTGCTGACCTGTGAGCTCTCAAGGGTGGACTTCCCGGCGACCTGGTACAAGGATGGGCAGAAGGTGGAGGAGAGCGAATTGCTGGTGATGAAGATGGATGGGCGCAAACACCGTCTGATCCTGCCTGAAGCCAAAGTCCAGGACAGTGGCGAGTTTGAGTGCAGGACAGAAGGGGTCTCGGCCTTCTTCGGCGTCACTGTCCAAG ATCCCCCCGTGCACATCGTGGACCCCCGAGAACATGTATTCGTGCATGCCATAACTTCCGAGTGTGTCATGCTGGCCTGTGAGGTGGACCGAGAGGACGCCCCTGTGCATTGGTACAAGGATgggcaggaggtggaggagagTGACTTCGTGGTGCTGGAGAATGAGGGGCCCCATCGCCGCCTGGTGCTGCCCGCCACCCAGCCCTCAGACGGGGGCGAGTTTCAGTGCGTCGCTGGAGATGAGCGTGCCTACTTCACCGTCACCATCACAG ACGTCTCCTCATGGATCGTGTATCCCAGCGGCAAGGTGTATGTGGCAGCTGTGCGCCTGGAGCGTGTGGTGCTGACTTGTGAGCTGTGCCGGCCCTGGGCAGAGGTGCGCTGGACCAAGGATGGAGAGGAGGTGGTGGAGAGCCCCGCGCTGCTCCTGCAGAAGGAAGACACCGTCCGCCGCCTGGTGCTGCCCGCCGTCCAGCTCGAGGACTCCGGCGAGTACTTGTGTGAAATTGACGATGAGTCGGCCTCCTTCACTGTCACCGTCACAG AGTCTTACCAAAGTCAGGACAGTTCAAATAACAATCCGGAGTTATGCGTCCTCTTGAAAAAGCCGAAGACCCGGCGGCTCTGGTCCCTCTTCCCCCCATGGCGACGAACAGCTGGCACTGAGTAG